A region of Ictidomys tridecemlineatus isolate mIctTri1 chromosome 4, mIctTri1.hap1, whole genome shotgun sequence DNA encodes the following proteins:
- the Sptbn2 gene encoding spectrin beta chain, non-erythrocytic 2 isoform X4 yields MSSTLSPTDFDSLEIQGQYSDINNRWDLPDSDWDNDSSSARLFERSRIKALADEREAVQKKTFTKWVNSHLARVTCRVGDLYSDLRDGRNLLRLLEVLSGETLPKPTKGRMRIHCLENVDKALQFLKEQKVHLENMGSHDIVDGNHRLTLGLVWTIILRFQIQDISVETEDNKEKKSAKDALLLWCQMKTAGYPNVNVHNFTTSWRDGLAFNAIVHKHRPDLLDFESLKKCNAHYNLQNAFNLAEKELGLTKLLDPEDVNVDQPDEKSIITYVATYYHYFSKMKALAVEGKRIGKVLDHAMEAERLVEKYESLASELLQWIEQTIVTLNDRQLANSLSGVQNQLQSFNSYRTVEKPPKFTEKGNLEVLLFTIQSKLRANNQKVYTPREGRLISDINKAWERLEKAEHERELALRTELIRQEKLEQLAARFDRKAAMRETWLSENQRLVSQDNFGLELAAVEAAVRKHEAIETDIVAYSGRVQAVDAVAAELAAERYHDIKRIAARQHNVARLWDFLRQMVAARRERLLLNLELQKVLQDLLYLMDWMEEMKGRLQSQDLGKHLAGVEDLLQLHELVEADIAVQAERVRAVSASALRFCDPGKEYRPCDPQLVSERVSTLERSYEALCELAAARRARLEESRRLWRFLWEVGEAEAWVREQQHLLASADTGRDLTGVLRLLNKHTALRGEMSGRLGPLKLTLEQGQQLVAEGHPGASQAAARAAELQAQWERLEALAEERAQQLAQAASLYQFQADANDMEAWLVDALRLVSSPELGHDEFSTQALARQHRALEEEIRGHRPTLEALKEQAVALPPALSHTPEVQGRVPTLERQYEELQARAGERARALEAALALYTMLSEAGACGLWVEEKEQWLNGLTLPERLEDLEVVQQRFETLEPEMNALAVRITAVNDIAEQLLKANPPGKDRILNTQKQLNNRWQQFRSLADGKKAALTSALSIQNYHLECTETQAWMREKTKVIESTQGLGNDLAGVLALQRKLAGTERDLEAIAARVGELTREANALAAGHPAQAPAINTRLGEVQAGWEDLRATMRRREESLGEARRLQDFLRSLDDFQAWLGRTQTAVASEEGPATLPEAEALLAQHAGLRGEVERAQSEYSRLRALGEEVTRDQADPQCLFLRQRLEALGTGWEELGRMWESRQGRLAQAHGFQGFLRDARQAEGVLSSQEYVLSHTEMPGTLQAADAAIKKLEDFMSTMDANGERIRGLLEAGRQLVSEGNIHAEKIQEKADSIESRHRKNQEAVQQLLGRLRDNREQQHFLQDCHELKLWIDEKMLTAQDVSYDEARNLHTKWQKHQAFMAELAANKDWLDKVDKEGRELTLEKPELKALVSEKLGDLHRRWDELETTTQAKARSLFDANRAELFAQSCSALESWLESLQAQLHSDDYGKDLTSVNILLKKQQMLEREMAVREKEVEAIQAQAKALAQEDQGAGEVERTSRAVEEKFRALCEPMKERCQRLHASREQHQFHRDVEDEILWVTERLPMASSMEHGKDLPSVQLLMKKNQTLQKEIQGHEPRIADLTERQRTLGTAAAGPELAQLQEMWKRLSHELELRGKRLEEALRAQQFYRDAAEAEAWMGEQELHLLGQEKAKDELSAQAEVKKHQVLEQALADYAQTIHQLAASSQDMIDHDHPESTRISIRQAQVDKLYASLKELAGERRERLQEHLRLCQLRRELDDLEQWIQEREVVAASHELGQDYEHVTMLRDKFREFSRDTSTIGQERVDSANTLANGLIAGGHAARATVAEWKDSLNEAWADLLELLDTRGQVLAAAYELQRFLHGARQALARVQHKQQQLPDGTGRDLNAAEALQRRHCAYEHDIQALSAQVQQVQDDGQRLQKAYAGDKAEEIGRHMQAVAEAWAQLQGSSAARRQLLLDTTDKFRFFKAVRELMLWMDGINVQMDAQERPRDVSSADLVIKNQQGIKAEIEARADRFSSCIDMGQELLARSHYAAEEISEKLSQLQARRQETADKWQEKMDWLQLVLEVLMFGRDAGMAEAWLCSQEPLVRSAELGCTVDEVESLIKRHEAFQKAAVAWEERFSALEKLTALEERERERKRQREEEERRKQPPAPEPTACLPKGDVVDSQTAPDAAWDGTHPRLPPSTQVPSVNGVCTDAESSQLLLEQQRPEQGSLPEGPGSGAGDEANGPRGDRQTRPRGPAAPVMPQSRSSESAHVATLPTRGPELSAQEQMEGMLCRKQEMEAFGKKAANRSWQNVYCVLRRGSLGFYKDSKAASAGVPYHGEVPVSLARAQGSVAFDYRKRKHVFKLGLQDGKEYLFQAKDEAEMSSWLRVVNAAITAASSASGEPEEPAVPSATRGMTRAMTMPPVSPAGAEGPVVLRSKDGREREREKRFSFFKKNK; encoded by the exons ATGAGCAGCACTCTGTCACCCACAGACTTCGACAGCTTGGAAATCCAGGGCCAGTACAGTGACATCAACAACCGCTGGGACCTGCCCGACTCAGACTGGGACAATGACAGCAGCTCGGCTCGCCTTTTTGAGAGGTCTCGAATCAAGGCCCTGGCAG ATGAGCGAGAAGCCGTGCAGAAGAAAACCTTCACCAAGTGGGTGAACTCGCACTTGGCCCGGGTGACGTGTCGGGTGGGAGACCTGTACAGCGACCTCCGGGATGGGCGCAACCTCTTGAGGCTCCTGGAGGTGCTCTCGGGAGAGACACTG CCAAAGCCTACCAAGGGCCGCATGAGGATCCACTGCTTGGAGAATGTAGACAAGGCTCTGCAGTTTCTGAAGGAGCAAAAAGTGCACTTGGAAAACATGGGCTCCCATGACATCGTGGATGGGAACCACCGACTGACCCTTGGGCTGGTCTGGACCATCATCCTTCGGTTCCAG atCCAAGACATCAGTGTGGAGACAGAAGACAACAAGGAGAAGAAGTCAGCCAAGGACGCCCTGCTGCTCTGGTGCCAGATGAAGACCGCAGG GTATCCCAATGTTAATGTGCACAACTTCACCACCAGCTGGAGGGATGGACTGGCCTTTAATGCTATCGTACACAAACATCG gccagaCCTGCTGGATTTTGAGTCCTTGAAGAAATGCAATGCACACTACAATCTGCAGAATGCTTTCAATCTGGCTGAAAAGGAGCTGGGATTGACCAAGCTGCTGGATCCTGAAG ATGTGAATGTGGACCAACCAGATGAGAAATCCATCATAACCTATGTGGCTACCTACTACCACTACTTCTCCAAGATGAAGGCCCTGGCTGTGGAAGGCAAAAGAATTGGCAAG GTGCTGGACCACGCCATGGAGGCGGAGCGCCTGGTGGAGAAGTATGAGTCTCTGGCCTCTGAACTGCTACAGTGGATCGAGCAAACCATCGTGACCCTCAATGACAGGCAGTTGGCCAACTCCCTGAGCGGTGTCCAGAACCAGCTGCAATCCTTCAATTCCTACCGCACCGTGGAGAAGCCGCCCAA GTTCACTGAGAAAGGGAATTTGGAGGTGCTGCTCTTCACCATCCAGAGCAAGCTACGGGCCAACAACCAGAAGGTCTACACGCCCCGCGAGGGCCGGCTGATCTCTGACATCAACAAG GCCTGGGAGCGGCTGGAGAAAGCAGAGCATGAGCGGGAACTGGCCCTGCGCACGGAGCTGATCCGCCAGGAGAAGCTGGAGCAGCTGGCCGCCCGCTTCGACCGCAAGGCCGCCATGCGGGAGACCTGGCTCAGTGAGAACCAGCGTCTTGTGTCCCAG GACAACTTTGGGCTGGAACTGGCTGCGGTTGAGGCAGCAGTGCGGAAGCACGAAGCCATTGAGACCGACATCGTGGCCTACAGCGGCCGGGTGCAGGCAGTGGATGCTGTGGCTGCCGAGCTGGCCGCCGAGCGCTACCACGATATCAAGCGTATCGCTGCTCGGCAGCACAATGTGGCTCGGCTCTGGGACTTCTTGAGGCAGATGGTGGCTGCGCGTCGGGAGCGGCTCCTCCTCAACCTGGAGCTGCAGAAAGTGCTTCAGGACCTGCTCTACCTCATGGACTGGATGGAAGAGATGAAG GGGCGGCTGCAGTCTCAGGACCTGGGCAAGCACCTGGCTGGAGTGGAGGACCTGCTGCAGCTGCACGAGCTGGTGGAGGCCGACATCGCCGTGCAGGCTGAGAGGGTGCGGGCTGTGAGCGCCTCTGCCCTGCGCTTCTGCGACCCAGGGAAAG AGTACAGACCATGTGACCCGCAGCTGGTGTCAGAGCGGGTGTCTACCCTGGAGCGGAGCTATGAGGCCCTGTGTGAGTTGGCAGCGGCTCGCAGGGCTCGTCTGGAGGAATCACGGCGCCTCTGGCGGTTCCTCTGGGAAGTGGGAGAGGCTGAGGCCTGGGTGCGGGAGCAGCAGCACCTCCTGGCCTCAGCTGACACTGGCAGGGACCTGACCGGTGTCCTCCGCCTGCTCAACAAGCACACGGCTTTGCGGGGTGAGATGAGTGGCCGGCTGGGGCCCCTGAAGCTCACCCTGGAACAGGGCCAGCAGTTGGTTGCAGAGGGCCATCCTGGAGCCAGCCAGGCTGCTGCCCGTGCAGCCGAGCTCCAGGCACAGTGGGAGCGGCTGGAGGCCCTGGCCGAGGAACGGGCCCAGCAGCTTGCTCAGGCTGCCAGCCTCTACCAGTTCCAAGCCGACGCAAACGACATGGAGGCCTGGTTGGTGGATGCCCTGCGCCTAGTGTCCAGCCCTGAGCTGGGGCACGACGAGTTCTCCACACAGGCCCTGGCCAGGCAGCACCGAGCCCTGGAGGAGGAGATCCGAGGCCACCGACCCACCCTGGAGGCCTTGAAGGAACAGGCTGTGGCCCTGCCTCCCGCACTGAGCCACACGCCCGAGGTGCAGGGCAGGGTGCCTACACTGGAGCGGCAGTACGAGGAGCTGCAGGCACGGGCGGGCGAGCGTGCTCGGGCCCTGGAAGCAGCCCTGGCACTCTACACCATGCTCAGCGAGGCTGGGGCCTGTGGGCTCTgggtggaggagaaggagcagtgGCTCAACGGGCTGACCCTGCCTGAGCGCCTGGAGGACCTCGAGGTGGTACAGCAGAG GTTTGAGACCCTAGAGCCGGAAATGAATGCCCTGGCAGTGCGAATTACTGCTGTGAATGACATAGCTGAGCAGTTGCTAAAGGCCAACCCTCCAGGGAAGGACCGGATTCTCAACACTCAGAAGCAGCTCAACaacag GTGGCAGCAGTTTCGGTCCCTGGCAGATGGCAAGAAGGCAGCTCTGACATCAGCCCTGAGCATCCAGAACTACCACCTAGAGTGCACGGAGACCCAGGCCTGGATGAGAGAGAAGACCAAGGTTATCGAGTCCACCCAGGGCCTGGGTAATGATCTGGCCGGGGTACTGGCCCTGCAGCGGAAGCTGGCTGGCACTGAGCGAGACCTGGAGGCCATCGCCGCTCGGGTGGGTGAACTGACCCGAGAGGCCAATGCCTTGGCTGCTGGCCATCCGGCCCAAGCCCCTGCCATCAACACCCGGCTTGGGGAGGTACAGGCCGGCTGGGAGGACCTGCGAGCCACTATGCGGCGAAGAGAGGAGTCCTTGGGTGAGGCACGGAGGCTGCAGGACTTCCTGCGCAGCTTGGATGACTTCCAAGCTTGGCTAGGTCGCACGCAGACCGCTGTGGCCTCCGAAGAAGGGCCGGCTACCCTGCCTGAGGCTGAGGCCCTCTTGGCCCAACACGCAGGCCTACGGGGAGAAGTGGAGCGTGCCCAAAGCGAGTATAGCCGCCTGCGGGCCTTGGGCGAGGAGGTGACCCGCGACCAGGCAGATCCCCAGTGCCTCTTCCTACGGCAGCGGCTGGAAGCCCTGGGAACCGGCTGGGAGGAGCTGGGCCGCATGTGGGAGAGCCGGCAAGGCCGCCTGGCCCAGGCTCATGGCTTCCAGGGATTCCTACGGGATGCTCGCCAGGCTGAGGGCGTGCTCAGCAGCCAG GAGTATGTTCTATCTCACACGGAGATGCCAGGGACACTCCAGGCTGCTGATGCTGCCATTAAAAAGCTGGAAGACTTCATGAGCACCATGGATGCCAATGGGGAACGCATCCGTGGGCTCCTGGAGGCTGGGCGTCAGCTGGTGTCAGAGGGCAACATCCACGCCGAGAAGATCCAGGAGAAGGCAGACTCCATCGAGAGCAG ACACAGGAAGAATCAAGAAGCCGTGCAGCAGCTTCTGGGCCGCCTGAGGGACAACCGAGAGCAGCAGCACTTCTTGCAAGACTGTCATGAG CTGAAACTCTGGATTGACGAGAAGATGCTGACAGCTCAGGATGTGTCCTATGATGAGGCCCGCAACTTGCACACCAAGTGGCAGAAGCACCAGGCATTCATGGCCGAGCTAGCCGCCAACAAGGACTGGCTGGACAAGGTGGACAAG GAAGGGCGAGAGCTGACCCTTGAGAAGCCAGAACTGAAAGCGCTGGTGTCAGAAAAGCTGGGGGACCTGCACAGGCGCTGGGATGAGCTGGAGACCACCACCCAGGCCAAGGCCCGCAGCCTCTTTGATGCCAACCGTGCTGAACTGTTTGCCCAAAGCTGCTCGGCGCTGGAGAGCTGGCTAGAGAGCCTGCAGGCCCAGCTGCACTCCGATGACTATGGCAAGGATCTGACCAGCGTCAACATTTTGCTCAAGAAGCAGCAG ATGCTGGAACGGGAGATGGCtgtgagagagaaggaggtggaggcAATCCAGGCCCAAGCAAAGGCACTGGCCCAGGAAGACCAGGGTgcaggggaggtggagaggaCCTCAAGAGCTGTGGAAGAGAAGTTCAGGGCCCTGTGCGAGCCCATGAAGGAGCGCTGCCAGCGCCTGCATGCCTCTCGTGAGCAGCACCAGTTCCACCGGGATGTGGAGGATGAGATT TTATGGGTGACAGAGCGGCTGCCCATGGCCAGCTCCATGGAACATGGCAAGGACCTGCCTAGTGTTCAGCTTCTCATGAAGAAAAACCAG ACCCTGCAGAAAGAGATCCAAGGCCACGAGCCCCGGATTGCTGACCTCACAGAGCGGCAGCGGACTCTGGGCACAGCAGCAGCAGGCCCCGAGCTGGCCCAGCTCCAAGAAATGTGGAAACGCCTGAGCCACGAACTGGAGCTTCGGGGGAAGCGATTGGAGGAGGCCCTGAGGGCCCAGCAGTTCTACCGCGATGCTGCAGAGGCCGAGGCCTGGATGGGTGAGCAGGAGCTGCACCTGCTGGGCCAGGAGAAAGCCAAG GATGAGCTGAGTGCCCAGGCAGAGGTGAAGAAACACCAGGTGTTGGAACAAGCCCTGGCTGACTACGCCCAGACCATCCACCAGCTGGCAGCCAGCAGCCAAGACATGATTGACCATGACCACCCAGAGAG CACGAGGATATCAATCCGCCAGGCCCAGGTGGACAAGCTGTATGCCAGCCTGAAAGAACTGGCTGGAGAGCGGCGCGAGCGCCTGCAGGAGCACCTCCGGCTGTGCCAACTCCGTCGTGAGTTGGATGACCTGGAGCAGTGGATCCAGGAGCGTGAGGTGGTGGCGGCCTCCCACGAGCTGGGCCAGGACTACGAACATGTGACT ATGCTCCGGGACAAATTCCGCGAGTTCTCTCGGGACACAAGCACCATCGGTCAGGAGCGTGTGGATAGCGCCAACACACTGGCCAATGGGCTCATTGCGGGGGGCCATGCCGCACGGGCCACCGTAGCTGAGTGGAAGGACAGTCTCAATGAGGCCTGGGCTGACCTGCTCGAGCTGCTGGACACACGGGGTCAAGTGCTGGCCGCTGCCTACGAGCTGCAGCGCTTCCTGCACGGGGCCCGCCAAGCCCTGGCACGGGTGCAGCACAAGCAGCAGCAGCTTCCAGATGGGACCGGCCGTGACCTCAATGCTGCTGAGGCCCTGCAGCGCCGACACTGTGCCTATGAGCACGACATCCAGGCCCTCAGCGCCCAG GTCCAGCAGGTGCAGGATGATGGCCAGCGACTCCAGAAGGCCTATGCTGGAGATAAGGCTGAGGAGATTGGCCGCCATATGCAGGCTGTAGCCGAGGCCTGGGCCCAGCTTCAGGGAAGCTCTGCTGCACGCCGCCAGCTGCTGCTGGACACCACAGACAAGTTCCGTTTCTTCAAGGCTGTCAGGGAGCTGATGCTGTGGATGGACGGCATTAATGTGCAGATGGATGCCCAGGAGCGGCCCCG GGACGTGTCCTCTGCAGACCTGGTCATCAAGAACCAACAAGGCATCAAAGCAGAGATTGAGGCCAGAGCAGACCGTTTCTCCTCCTGCATCGACATGGGGCAGGAGCTGCTGGCCAGGAGCCACTACGCAGCCGAGGAG ATCTCAGAGAAGCTGTCTCAGCTGCAAGCCCGGCGCCAGGAGACAGCTGACAAGTGGCAGGAAAAGATGGACTGGCTCCAGCTTG TTTTGGAGGTGCTCATGTTCGGGAGAGATGCAGGGATGGCAGAGGCCTGGCTGTGCAGTCAAGAGCCACTGGTGCGGAGCGCAGAGCTGGGCTGCACGGTGGATGAAGTGGAGAGCCTCATCAAGCGGCATGAAGCCTTTCAGAAGGCAGCGGTGGCTTGGGAAGAGCGTTTCAGCGCACTGGAGAAGCTCACTGCG CTGGAAGAgcgggagagggagaggaagagacagagggaggaggaggaacggAGGAAACAGCCCCCTGCTCCGGAGCCCACAGCCTGTTTGCCCAAAGGAGACGTGGTGGACAGCCAGACAGCTCCTGATGCTGCCTGGGACGG AACCCATCCACGCCTGCCACCATCCACACAGGTGCCCAGCGTTAATGGGGTCTGCACAGATGCTGAGTCCTCACAG CTCCTGTTGGAACAACAGAGACCTGAGCAGGGTAGCCTCCCAGAAGGGCCT GGATCTGGTGCAGGGGATGAGGCCAATGGGCCACGGGGAGACAGGCAGACACGGCCCCGCGGCCCAGCTGCTCCTGTGATGCCCCAGAGCAGATCGTCTGAGTCAGCCCATGTTGCCACCTTGCCCACTCGAGGCCCAGAGCTCTCTGCCCAGGAGCAGATGGAGGGAATGCTCTGCCGCAAACAGGAGATGGAGGCCTTCGGCAAAAAGGCTGCCAACAG ATCCTGGCAGAACGTGTACTGTGTCCTGCGGCGTGGGAGCCTTGGCTTTTACAAGGATTCGAAAGCAGCCAGTGCAGGAGTGCCATACCATGGAGAAGTGCCTGTCAGCCtggccagggcccagggcagtgTGGCCTTCGATTATCGAAAGCGCAAACATGTCTTCAAGCTGGG CTTACAGGATGGAAAAGAATATTTGTTCCAGGCCAAGGATGAG GCAGAGATGAGCTCGTGGCTGCGGGTGGTGAATGCGGCCATTACTGCTGCATCCTCGGCCTCTGGAGAGCCAGAAGAGCCAGCGGTGCCCAGTGCCACTCGTGGCATGACTCGGGCCATGACCATGCCCCCAGTGTCACCAGCAGGGGCTGAGGGGCCTGTCGTGCTGCGCAGCAAGGACGGCAGAGAACGGGAGCGAGAAAAACGTTTCAGCTTCTTCAAGAAGAACAAGTAG